A section of the Paenibacillus yonginensis genome encodes:
- a CDS encoding energy-coupling factor transporter transmembrane component T family protein → MRSKLLIGRTIDTGSWIHGLDPRAKLTAMLVYAAAIIALRSWAALLLAALFSLILMAATRIPYKYYAKAAKPLRLLMVFIFILQVLTVSQGKVLLQAGPLLVSGGGLSAGGLSVLRMALFISFTALLTFTTTPGRLNQGLDGMLKPFARLKLPVRRLTLMAGLALRFIPTILEESQRILKAQAARGADLRELPLREKAKMLISLLVPVTVGAFRRAEELVISMEARGFVLDAPRTEYYEPSWGARESGFVALHVLLLAVVLLV, encoded by the coding sequence TAGATACGGGATCTTGGATTCACGGTCTGGACCCGCGGGCCAAGCTGACCGCGATGCTGGTCTATGCCGCAGCGATCATCGCGCTTCGCTCCTGGGCAGCACTGCTGCTGGCCGCCTTGTTCTCCTTGATCCTTATGGCGGCTACACGTATCCCTTATAAATATTACGCCAAGGCGGCCAAACCGCTGAGGCTGCTGATGGTGTTTATTTTCATCCTGCAGGTATTGACCGTCTCGCAGGGCAAGGTGCTGCTTCAGGCCGGACCGCTTTTGGTGTCCGGAGGAGGGCTCAGCGCGGGCGGGCTGTCGGTGCTGCGAATGGCGCTGTTTATTTCCTTCACCGCACTGCTTACTTTCACAACTACGCCGGGCAGGCTTAACCAGGGACTGGACGGCATGCTTAAGCCGTTCGCCCGGCTGAAGCTGCCGGTCCGGCGGCTGACGCTGATGGCGGGCCTTGCGCTGCGCTTCATTCCGACCATTCTGGAGGAAAGCCAGAGGATTCTGAAAGCGCAGGCGGCCCGGGGCGCCGATCTTAGAGAGCTGCCGCTGCGTGAGAAAGCGAAAATGCTGATTTCGCTGCTTGTTCCAGTAACCGTTGGAGCCTTTAGACGGGCGGAGGAGCTGGTCATTTCCATGGAGGCACGCGGATTCGTCCTAGATGCGCCGCGGACGGAATATTACGAGCCATCATGGGGCGCAAGAGAAAGTGGATTTGTTGCCCTTCACGTTCTGTTGCTGGCCGTTGTGCTGTTGGTATAA
- a CDS encoding peptidase U32 family protein, which translates to MARFFNGREVELLAPAGTFEIFKQIIQESCDAVYFGGPSLNMRLMRKGYNFTLEEMAEAIQIAHSLGKKVYVTVNNMLNEQEMQETADYLKYLDEIGPDALIVQDFAVLSLIRKLGLKLKVHSSVMMNAHNIEMVLALKELGVTRVVTSREMDLHTTRELLLATDMELEYFIHGDMCSVHGANCYFSSAIFGNSSNRGRCLKPCRWEYRVKKDGNVYPTEYPLAAKDMFMYEHIPELIQGGITSFKIEGRMRDAEFVQMLVRSYSDAIDRYLDDPVGFERSVDTPSLFEHRKRDFSTAYAFGRPGLDFINRRYEGTGKFYSTGKVFSTPTAERELEEERISQIRSRLAEEKREITGALRGELSVHVNNMEQAKAALAAGADHIYLSGDVFEPDRPFTKAQIKELGALKGAAKLYLGLPRMMRELHFAQYDALLRGERLPIDGILVTNIGAIRRFASAGYPMIGDYNLNILNQTSGDFYRDRGLERFTLSMEAPLEELAELLRSSRGPIEAIVHGSPALMYMEHDLYENAEVFQPMAQEDNEYVPNDVLVLMTDKGENPVYRDTHGRCHLMMAKELCLLPAVKELLEAGLTHFRIEGAAYRNIGHLSEVVAAYRRALDRPDTAGEEFAALKPIYAGYTAGALHFNGTTRGAEARTEVLA; encoded by the coding sequence ATGGCAAGATTTTTTAACGGCAGGGAAGTGGAGCTTCTGGCTCCGGCAGGGACCTTTGAAATATTCAAGCAGATCATCCAAGAAAGCTGCGACGCCGTCTATTTCGGCGGACCTTCATTAAATATGCGGCTGATGAGGAAGGGCTACAATTTCACGCTGGAGGAAATGGCGGAAGCCATTCAAATTGCCCATTCTCTCGGCAAAAAAGTCTACGTCACCGTCAACAATATGCTGAACGAACAAGAAATGCAGGAGACCGCCGATTACCTGAAGTATTTGGACGAAATCGGACCCGATGCCTTGATTGTGCAGGATTTTGCCGTGTTGTCCCTGATCCGCAAGCTGGGTCTCAAGCTGAAAGTCCACTCCTCGGTGATGATGAACGCCCACAATATCGAAATGGTGCTTGCCCTGAAAGAGCTGGGCGTAACACGTGTGGTGACCTCCCGCGAAATGGACCTGCATACGACCCGGGAGCTGTTGCTGGCTACGGATATGGAGCTTGAATATTTCATCCACGGCGATATGTGCAGTGTGCATGGGGCGAACTGTTATTTCAGCTCCGCCATCTTCGGCAACAGCTCGAACCGGGGACGCTGCCTGAAGCCGTGCCGGTGGGAATACCGCGTGAAAAAGGACGGCAACGTGTATCCAACCGAATACCCGCTGGCGGCCAAAGATATGTTTATGTACGAGCATATTCCCGAATTGATACAGGGCGGAATCACCTCCTTCAAAATCGAAGGCCGGATGCGGGACGCCGAATTTGTGCAGATGCTCGTCCGCAGCTACAGCGATGCGATCGACCGCTATCTCGACGATCCTGTCGGCTTCGAACGCAGTGTAGACACGCCTTCCTTGTTCGAGCATCGCAAACGGGACTTCTCGACGGCTTATGCCTTTGGGCGTCCGGGCCTGGATTTCATCAACCGGCGGTATGAGGGAACCGGAAAATTTTACAGCACGGGTAAAGTATTCAGCACGCCAACAGCCGAACGCGAGCTGGAGGAGGAGCGGATCAGCCAGATTCGCAGCCGTCTGGCGGAGGAGAAACGGGAGATAACGGGCGCCTTGCGCGGCGAATTGTCCGTGCATGTGAACAACATGGAGCAGGCTAAAGCCGCTTTGGCTGCCGGCGCTGATCATATCTACCTGTCCGGCGATGTGTTTGAGCCTGACCGTCCTTTTACGAAAGCCCAAATCAAGGAGCTGGGAGCGCTGAAAGGCGCAGCCAAGCTGTACCTGGGTCTGCCCCGCATGATGCGGGAGCTGCATTTTGCCCAATATGATGCGCTGCTGAGAGGGGAGCGGCTGCCGATCGACGGCATCCTGGTGACGAATATCGGGGCTATCCGCCGCTTCGCTTCCGCAGGATATCCGATGATCGGGGATTACAACCTCAACATTTTGAATCAGACGTCCGGCGACTTTTACCGGGACAGAGGGCTGGAGCGCTTCACCCTGTCCATGGAAGCCCCGCTTGAGGAGCTGGCCGAGCTGCTGCGCAGCAGCCGGGGACCGATAGAGGCCATTGTGCACGGTTCTCCGGCGCTGATGTACATGGAACATGATCTGTATGAAAATGCCGAGGTCTTCCAGCCGATGGCTCAGGAAGATAATGAATACGTGCCAAATGATGTGCTTGTGCTGATGACGGATAAAGGGGAAAATCCCGTGTACCGCGACACGCACGGCCGCTGTCATCTGATGATGGCGAAGGAGCTGTGCCTGCTTCCGGCCGTCAAGGAGCTGCTGGAAGCCGGGTTAACCCACTTCCGGATTGAAGGGGCCGCTTACCGCAATATCGGACATTTGTCCGAGGTCGTTGCTGCTTACCGGCGTGCGCTGGATCGTCCGGATACCGCCGGCGAGGAGTTTGCGGCGCTTAAGCCGATCTATGCGGGTTATACCGCGGGAGCGCTGCATTTTAACGGTACGACCAGAGGAGCAGAAGCAAGAACGGAGGTGCTGGCATGA
- a CDS encoding aspartate aminotransferase family protein yields MTAFIGPEAIVKKRQKYFYPCTSHFYRKPPQLVRGSMQYLYGHDGVRYTDFYAGVSVASCGHCNPYVAAKTAAQLRELQHTCTIYLTEQNVELAERLAAVLPGDISRSFFCNSGSEANEGALLLARMHTGRRKFIALENGLHGRTYLTMSVTGMAMWRTDPELAKDQDVAFIPRPFEQGGDNEAAARRSLAALEALLAERGGEFAAMIAEPIQGNGGIVVPPAWYFPEVKRLLGQYGVLLIADEIQTGFGRTGRMFAMDRWSVTADIVTVAKGLGSGIPVAAFCTTSEIAASLDRPSASTFGGNPVSSATAIAVLDFIEGHRLVQRSEELGAQLREGLERLAAEFPEIITDVRGEGLMMGLGIAEDRPELGARLTDDLLEGMKNQGYLIGKNGVGRNVLAFQPPLVISAADIAGMLTALAAELAALEEQGVESGAKEAAAGESSGPFPTSAAPANREGR; encoded by the coding sequence ATGACTGCATTTATTGGACCTGAAGCGATCGTTAAGAAGAGACAGAAGTATTTCTATCCCTGCACCAGTCATTTCTACCGCAAGCCGCCGCAGCTGGTCAGAGGTTCGATGCAGTATTTGTACGGCCATGACGGCGTCCGTTACACCGACTTCTACGCCGGGGTTTCGGTCGCGTCCTGCGGTCACTGCAACCCTTACGTTGCGGCCAAAACGGCGGCTCAGCTGCGCGAGCTGCAGCATACGTGCACGATTTATTTGACCGAGCAAAATGTTGAGCTCGCCGAGCGGCTGGCGGCTGTCCTGCCGGGGGACATCAGCCGCAGCTTTTTCTGCAACAGCGGCTCGGAGGCCAACGAAGGCGCGCTGCTGCTGGCCCGGATGCACACGGGCCGCCGCAAGTTCATTGCGCTCGAGAACGGCCTGCACGGCCGGACGTACCTGACGATGAGCGTAACGGGTATGGCCATGTGGCGGACGGATCCGGAGCTGGCGAAGGATCAGGATGTGGCTTTTATCCCGCGCCCGTTTGAGCAGGGCGGGGACAACGAGGCAGCGGCGCGGCGTTCGCTGGCGGCGCTGGAGGCGCTGCTCGCGGAGCGGGGCGGCGAGTTCGCCGCCATGATCGCGGAGCCGATCCAGGGCAACGGCGGCATCGTGGTGCCGCCGGCGTGGTATTTCCCCGAGGTGAAACGTCTGCTCGGGCAGTACGGCGTGCTGCTGATCGCGGACGAAATCCAGACGGGGTTCGGCCGGACCGGCCGCATGTTTGCGATGGACCGCTGGAGTGTCACCGCCGACATTGTTACGGTCGCCAAAGGGCTGGGCAGCGGCATCCCGGTCGCGGCATTCTGCACGACCAGCGAAATCGCGGCCAGCCTGGACCGTCCGTCCGCGTCGACATTCGGCGGCAACCCTGTGTCGTCGGCGACCGCCATCGCGGTGCTGGACTTTATCGAAGGCCACCGGCTGGTACAGCGTTCGGAGGAGCTTGGCGCACAGCTGCGCGAAGGACTCGAACGGCTGGCCGCCGAGTTTCCAGAGATCATAACGGATGTCCGGGGCGAAGGCCTGATGATGGGGCTTGGCATCGCCGAAGACCGGCCGGAGTTGGGAGCCCGGCTGACCGACGATCTGCTGGAAGGCATGAAGAACCAAGGCTATCTGATCGGCAAAAACGGCGTCGGCCGCAACGTGCTGGCCTTCCAGCCGCCGCTCGTCATATCGGCGGCGGACATTGCGGGCATGCTGACCGCGCTGGCCGCGGAGCTTGCCGCTCTGGAGGAGCAGGGAGTGGAATCGGGAGCGAAGGAAGCGGCTGCCGGCGAATCATCCGGGCCATTCCCTACCTCTGCAGCTCCAGCCAATCGAGAAGGGCGGTGA
- a CDS encoding UbiA-like polyprenyltransferase, producing MSTLSLVYRKAKLFGELVMFSHTLFSLPFAVISMVWAAHGIPSGRTMLWGLIALVAARNGANAFNRVADQTFDAMNPRTAGRHMPRKQLRSKEVLIFVAVNYAIFIGASAMLNTLCLALSPVAIFLISSYSYTKRFTYLSHLYLGFVIASAPIGAWFAVTGHFAFTPFVLGTVVMLWIAGFDVIYGTQDIEFDRSIGLWSIPSYFGLHNALWIAKGMHAIMVFLLLFLYVWQGLGWLYLIGIAIAVLLLLTEHNLIKPTNPKLMKIASYNLNQVISMTILAFTLVDYFIS from the coding sequence ATGTCCACCCTGTCGCTTGTCTACCGCAAGGCAAAGCTGTTCGGCGAGCTGGTCATGTTTTCCCATACCTTGTTCTCCCTGCCGTTTGCGGTGATCTCCATGGTATGGGCGGCCCACGGCATCCCGTCCGGGCGGACGATGTTATGGGGGCTCATTGCACTGGTGGCGGCCCGGAACGGGGCCAACGCCTTTAACCGGGTCGCCGATCAAACCTTCGACGCCATGAACCCGCGCACCGCCGGGCGTCACATGCCGCGCAAGCAGCTGCGCTCGAAGGAAGTGCTGATATTTGTAGCCGTCAATTACGCGATCTTTATCGGCGCATCCGCCATGCTGAACACGCTTTGCCTGGCGCTTTCGCCCGTGGCCATCTTTCTGATTTCGTCGTATTCCTATACGAAACGGTTTACGTATCTCAGCCATCTGTACCTGGGCTTTGTCATTGCCTCTGCGCCAATCGGCGCCTGGTTCGCTGTTACGGGACATTTTGCGTTCACGCCGTTTGTGCTCGGCACCGTGGTCATGCTTTGGATCGCCGGTTTTGACGTCATCTACGGCACCCAGGACATCGAATTTGACCGTTCGATCGGCTTGTGGTCGATACCGAGTTATTTCGGCCTGCACAACGCTCTTTGGATCGCCAAAGGCATGCATGCCATCATGGTGTTCCTGCTGCTGTTCCTTTATGTCTGGCAAGGACTGGGCTGGCTTTACCTGATCGGCATCGCAATCGCCGTGCTGCTGCTCCTGACGGAGCATAACCTGATCAAACCAACCAATCCGAAGCTGATGAAAATCGCCTCCTACAACCTGAACCAGGTCATCAGCATGACGATTCTGGCTTTCACTCTGGTGGATTATTTTATCTCTTAA
- a CDS encoding AAA family ATPase — protein MKQGRIIIITGSPGTGKSTTASIVAKASILLKSVHMHTDDFYHYIQKGAIPPFLPESQEQNLIVIEAFLEAAKRFARGGFDVIIDGIVGPWFLEPWLKAVHDNYEVHYIILRAAKEETMKRAINRSKLDEDANIELVEKMWEQFNNLGPYESNIIDTTNQSIEQSVSTIKAVIEKKSSLLTL, from the coding sequence ATGAAACAAGGCAGAATTATTATCATTACGGGTTCACCAGGGACTGGTAAAAGTACAACGGCATCCATTGTTGCTAAAGCGTCTATTTTACTAAAGTCGGTACATATGCACACGGATGATTTCTATCACTATATTCAAAAGGGGGCAATACCTCCATTTTTACCAGAATCACAAGAACAAAACTTAATTGTTATTGAAGCTTTTTTGGAGGCTGCAAAACGTTTTGCACGTGGTGGATTCGATGTGATTATAGATGGAATTGTTGGTCCCTGGTTCTTAGAGCCGTGGTTAAAAGCCGTACACGACAATTATGAAGTACATTACATTATCTTAAGAGCAGCTAAAGAAGAAACAATGAAACGAGCAATCAATCGTTCTAAATTGGACGAAGATGCCAACATTGAATTGGTAGAAAAAATGTGGGAGCAATTTAATAATTTGGGTCCCTATGAATCCAATATTATTGACACAACAAATCAATCAATAGAACAAAGTGTTTCAACAATAAAAGCTGTGATTGAAAAGAAATCTTCTTTACTCACATTATGA
- a CDS encoding polyprenyl synthetase family protein, with the protein MKLNEALQIHLPSVDREIVNIVKHDPDVSRSSVVAEAITSLIASGGKRLRPLMVIVGSRFGPSSDKKKIWRLAAAAEFIHAASLIHDDMLDNSPLRRGRPATHTQTGIYPAVHIGSYMSARVVELIAEYSADRKRYVFDLSSVATSKLCLGEYQQLKHAYDYDLTLDQYLEKSRNKTSLLMAACLRIGAQAAGADEAAAGKLYEFGDKLGLSFQIRDDLLDFTGTEEQLGKPAGSDLRSGQVTLPVLFALEDAELAPRIRRIGPETPQSEVEGVVAAIKSSGSLERAEAYSVRLLEEARQIAAGLESFEAQRDLFTLLDYFGCRSH; encoded by the coding sequence ATGAAGCTCAATGAAGCCCTTCAGATCCACCTGCCATCCGTCGACCGGGAGATTGTTAACATCGTGAAGCATGATCCCGACGTCAGCCGCTCCTCTGTTGTAGCTGAAGCCATCACTTCGCTGATCGCTTCAGGCGGCAAACGGCTCCGTCCGCTGATGGTCATTGTCGGCAGCCGGTTCGGACCGTCTTCCGACAAGAAGAAAATCTGGCGGCTGGCCGCGGCGGCCGAGTTCATTCATGCGGCTTCGCTGATTCATGACGATATGCTCGACAATTCCCCTCTCCGCCGCGGGCGTCCGGCCACCCATACGCAGACCGGCATTTATCCGGCCGTGCATATCGGCAGCTACATGTCTGCCCGGGTGGTCGAGCTGATTGCCGAGTATTCGGCCGACCGCAAACGTTATGTGTTCGACCTCTCTTCGGTGGCGACCAGCAAGCTTTGTCTCGGGGAATACCAGCAGCTGAAACACGCTTATGACTATGACTTGACACTCGATCAATATCTGGAGAAGTCGCGCAATAAAACCTCCCTGCTTATGGCGGCCTGCCTGCGCATCGGTGCCCAGGCGGCAGGCGCGGACGAAGCCGCTGCAGGCAAGCTGTACGAGTTCGGCGACAAGCTCGGCCTGTCGTTCCAGATCCGTGACGACCTGCTGGACTTCACGGGAACGGAGGAGCAGCTCGGCAAACCGGCGGGCAGCGACCTCCGCAGCGGCCAGGTCACGCTGCCGGTGCTGTTTGCGCTGGAGGATGCAGAGCTTGCGCCGCGCATCCGGCGGATCGGGCCGGAGACGCCGCAGAGCGAAGTCGAAGGCGTGGTCGCTGCGATCAAGAGCAGCGGCAGTCTGGAGCGAGCCGAAGCGTACAGCGTTCGGCTGCTCGAGGAAGCCCGGCAGATTGCCGCCGGGCTGGAGAGCTTTGAGGCGCAGAGGGACCTGTTCACGCTGCTCGATTATTTTGGCTGCCGGAGCCATTAG
- a CDS encoding NAD(P)/FAD-dependent oxidoreductase: MKKIVILGGGYGGVVTGKHLAKKFKKNRDVQIQLIDRNPYHTLLTELHEVAANRTPEDAIRIELKKMFEGRNVDVVLDNIESIDFKANQLRSAEVTYDYDYLVIGTGCKPSFFGIPGAEENALTLWSYEDAIRLKEQVRTMFGLASKETDAGKRRKMLSFVVVGAGFTGIELIGELSEYRDELCREYNFNRADVRLVVADMAPKILPILPDKLIEKSARYLEKRGVEIITSAKITGVNKGSVVLGEQELEADTIVWTAGVEGSDLVGNLDVQQQGRKRIVTNDKLQSVDHDNVYIVGDNIFFIPEGETRPVPQMVENAEQAGPIIAHNIHAEITGQPKKSYKPGFHGTMVSIGSRYGVANVGMPNKMFQVSGFLAMFFKHMINLYYLFTVAGFNKVWTYMMHEFFHVNNRRSFVGGHFSKRSPNFWLLPLRLFVGYKWLSEGLDKLPKVWNHPNTIFLIPASSKAADATSAASEAAGAVSTTVDAQSAASAVGSAKEAVEAMPVPHFITNMVNGFMDIFFYHSDGSFTALASVFQFCMVLAELAIGVLLIVGLFTAISSIATVGLGVMIWSSSMASTEMLWYLAAGIALIGGSGSVFGLDYYVLPWLKKHWKGIPLVRKWYLYTEEGPELGALRKPALPASGSKSASAGQSK; this comes from the coding sequence ATGAAGAAAATCGTAATTCTTGGCGGCGGCTACGGCGGTGTCGTAACCGGCAAGCACCTGGCCAAAAAGTTCAAGAAAAACCGTGATGTACAAATTCAGCTGATTGACCGCAACCCTTATCATACCCTGCTGACCGAGCTGCATGAGGTTGCTGCGAACCGGACACCGGAAGACGCCATCCGGATCGAACTGAAAAAGATGTTCGAAGGACGAAACGTAGATGTCGTGCTTGATAATATTGAATCCATCGACTTTAAGGCGAACCAGCTGCGCTCTGCCGAAGTCACCTACGATTACGATTATCTTGTTATCGGTACCGGCTGTAAACCATCCTTCTTCGGGATTCCGGGTGCAGAGGAAAATGCTTTGACGCTTTGGTCTTACGAAGATGCCATCCGCCTCAAGGAGCAGGTCCGCACGATGTTTGGCCTGGCTTCCAAAGAAACCGACGCAGGTAAACGCCGCAAAATGCTTAGCTTTGTTGTCGTAGGTGCGGGCTTTACAGGCATTGAGCTGATCGGCGAGCTGTCCGAATACCGCGACGAGCTTTGCCGGGAATACAACTTCAACCGGGCGGACGTTCGTTTGGTGGTTGCCGATATGGCGCCAAAAATTCTGCCGATTCTGCCGGATAAGCTGATTGAGAAATCGGCCCGTTATCTGGAGAAACGCGGCGTCGAGATCATTACCAGCGCCAAAATTACCGGCGTAAACAAAGGCAGTGTTGTGCTGGGCGAACAAGAGCTGGAAGCGGACACGATCGTCTGGACTGCAGGCGTCGAAGGCTCGGATCTGGTCGGCAATCTGGATGTCCAGCAGCAAGGACGCAAACGGATCGTCACCAACGACAAGCTGCAAAGCGTTGATCATGATAACGTTTATATCGTCGGCGACAATATCTTTTTCATTCCGGAAGGCGAAACCCGCCCCGTGCCGCAAATGGTTGAAAATGCCGAGCAGGCCGGACCGATTATCGCCCATAACATTCATGCGGAAATTACCGGCCAGCCGAAGAAATCTTACAAGCCTGGCTTCCACGGCACGATGGTCAGCATCGGCAGCCGTTACGGCGTAGCCAATGTAGGCATGCCGAACAAAATGTTCCAGGTCAGCGGCTTCCTGGCCATGTTCTTCAAACATATGATCAACCTATATTATCTGTTCACCGTAGCCGGCTTCAACAAGGTTTGGACTTACATGATGCACGAGTTCTTCCATGTGAACAACCGCAGAAGTTTTGTGGGCGGGCATTTCTCGAAACGCTCCCCGAACTTCTGGCTGTTGCCGCTTCGTCTGTTCGTCGGCTACAAATGGCTTTCGGAAGGTTTGGATAAGCTGCCTAAAGTCTGGAATCATCCGAACACGATCTTCCTGATCCCGGCATCTTCCAAAGCCGCTGACGCCACTTCCGCAGCCAGTGAAGCCGCCGGTGCTGTCTCAACAACCGTTGATGCCCAAAGCGCCGCTTCCGCTGTCGGAAGCGCCAAGGAAGCGGTTGAAGCCATGCCTGTTCCGCATTTCATCACCAATATGGTAAACGGGTTTATGGATATCTTTTTCTATCATTCAGACGGCAGCTTTACCGCTCTCGCCAGCGTGTTCCAGTTCTGCATGGTGCTTGCAGAGCTCGCCATCGGCGTTCTGCTGATCGTCGGCCTGTTCACGGCTATCAGTTCTATTGCTACCGTTGGCCTCGGCGTCATGATCTGGTCCTCCAGCATGGCCTCGACGGAAATGCTGTGGTACCTGGCCGCAGGCATTGCCCTGATCGGCGGATCCGGCAGCGTATTCGGCCTGGATTACTATGTACTGCCTTGGCTGAAGAAACACTGGAAAGGCATTCCGCTTGTCCGGAAATGGTATCTCTATACCGAAGAAGGTCCGGAGCTCGGCGCCCTGCGCAAACCGGCGCTTCCAGCATCGGGAAGCAAATCCGCTTCAGCTGGACAATCGAAATAA
- a CDS encoding FMN-binding protein encodes MNMKKTSVVISSALLIGLLAGCGDNNSNSASNNAAPSASADASQNAANSSNASASVDQGQYKDGTYYAIGEPDTETGWQYYVLLNVSGGKITDVNWNGINKDIGPDKVTYSKEGKYGMKAGGASSEWHEQAEKADQFLIEKQDPKAITVKDDGTTDAISGVSIHVGDLVNLAEKALSAGPIQMGPYKDGTYHAEGDSFDPETGWKETTDLVIAGGNIIHANFSGVNEKGEDKKAYSIAGKYGMKAGGAAAEWHEEAEKAEAFLVEKQDPAAVTFKDDGTTDAISGASIHLKDYFDMAAKLLEQAK; translated from the coding sequence ATGAACATGAAGAAAACATCCGTAGTGATCAGCAGTGCGCTGCTGATTGGCCTGCTCGCAGGCTGCGGCGACAACAACAGCAATTCGGCGAGCAATAATGCGGCCCCTTCCGCTTCTGCCGATGCTTCCCAAAACGCCGCTAACAGCTCAAATGCAAGCGCAAGCGTTGACCAGGGGCAATACAAAGACGGCACTTATTATGCCATCGGCGAGCCTGATACTGAAACCGGCTGGCAATATTACGTGCTCCTTAACGTCAGCGGAGGCAAAATTACAGACGTCAACTGGAATGGTATCAACAAAGACATCGGTCCGGACAAGGTGACTTATTCCAAAGAAGGCAAATACGGCATGAAAGCCGGAGGCGCCTCCTCGGAATGGCACGAACAAGCCGAGAAAGCCGATCAGTTCCTGATCGAGAAGCAGGATCCCAAGGCGATCACCGTTAAAGACGATGGAACAACGGACGCTATTTCCGGTGTATCCATCCATGTCGGAGACCTCGTGAATCTGGCTGAAAAAGCGCTCAGTGCCGGTCCTATCCAAATGGGCCCCTATAAAGACGGCACTTACCATGCCGAAGGCGACAGCTTTGACCCTGAAACCGGCTGGAAGGAAACAACCGACCTTGTCATCGCCGGAGGAAATATCATTCATGCCAACTTCAGCGGTGTTAACGAGAAAGGCGAAGACAAAAAAGCCTATTCCATCGCTGGCAAATATGGCATGAAAGCTGGAGGCGCCGCTGCCGAATGGCATGAGGAAGCCGAGAAAGCAGAAGCTTTCCTGGTGGAGAAACAGGATCCGGCAGCCGTTACCTTCAAGGATGACGGAACGACGGATGCCATCTCCGGCGCTTCGATCCACTTGAAAGATTATTTTGATATGGCAGCCAAGCTGCTGGAACAAGCAAAATAA